In Pajaroellobacter abortibovis, the following are encoded in one genomic region:
- the pgsA gene encoding CDP-diacylglycerol--glycerol-3-phosphate 3-phosphatidyltransferase — protein MNEQVAFQPPKHRRSIVQDAFNLPNLLTMGRVLAIPPFLYFLDKDTPADGVYAALIFTAAALTDLLDGYLARKLNLVSIFGKLMDPLTDKLIVMASLVWCAAMGRITPWIVVVLLGRELTVNALRMVAVNEGVVIAAGQEGKTKTALQMIGIIALVLGYPYELSYYPGIHLGAVDLIYVGTVLLYISLFFSLASAGQYLRLLTTTIEAKVQKKQDDTLSPQRNPS, from the coding sequence ATGAATGAACAAGTGGCCTTTCAGCCTCCAAAGCATAGACGCTCAATCGTTCAAGATGCCTTTAATTTACCCAACCTTCTCACGATGGGAAGGGTCCTTGCGATCCCCCCTTTTCTTTATTTTCTTGATAAAGATACTCCCGCAGATGGAGTCTACGCAGCACTCATTTTCACTGCTGCTGCTCTCACTGATCTGTTGGACGGTTATCTGGCGCGCAAATTAAATCTCGTCAGCATTTTTGGAAAACTGATGGATCCTCTAACAGACAAGTTAATCGTAATGGCATCCCTCGTATGGTGTGCAGCGATGGGTCGGATTACACCTTGGATCGTAGTCGTTCTGTTAGGGCGAGAATTAACGGTCAACGCACTGCGGATGGTCGCTGTAAACGAAGGTGTTGTCATCGCTGCAGGACAAGAAGGAAAAACTAAAACAGCGCTTCAAATGATAGGAATTATCGCTCTTGTCCTAGGTTATCCTTATGAGCTCTCTTATTATCCAGGGATTCACTTAGGGGCAGTCGATCTAATCTATGTGGGCACGGTGCTTCTCTATATTTCTCTTTTTTTTTCTCTTGCGAGCGCAGGTCAATACTTGCGATTACTGACAACTACGATAGAAGCAAAAGTACAAAAAAAACAGGATGACACCCTATCCCCCCAGAGGAACCCATCATGA